From Hyphomicrobiales bacterium, a single genomic window includes:
- a CDS encoding SLBB domain-containing protein, producing the protein MKQTKHHILRLALAVVLVCVSLPVMFDVFTQKNGIASETVQARGGYSADNLGSLSIAGSQWDGAEQTIDFTTTSSTNNALNELAKKRRAEQTKKQAAEPKIASSGNEELDEVDRMLAEIDSVLNEIENIKETENAASKLPVLAPDAQTTSAPRPTFVEVEAPKPAEPAILKFDDRIEGSEPTQNDGNLIEALNAQMTKVISAKTEKETDRVPMSQREKAQKLLDRIANDDTKTSVASLPILSNGENDAETVVVGKSKPIASNTELAANTALKDSLLKLARSKGHNAVEQESGILAQQLRALQNDIRNNQTAATPQPTTLASAPSALQRIFGADDENFVEKINAGDILSMTLPGEDTLTSDFEVNRDGSVNLPEVGSVKISGLTLVEANDVIQKQLSEVYRNLDRLSIEIKERKLIVNVLGFVKNPGQVSLAADSNVQTAISKAGGLSIGAQLDRMQVRRGDDVVTFNYKDYLNSGNLNILPPLKPLDTIFVPASPLTGAVEVPFTADTLASQGDGGNDGTGIRIFGEVRTPTTMAFKRDLTLIDAVMRAGGLTGNASVKNIRVVTKEGSTIIDLKAVIDEGRLFDLTPLQEGSTVYVPKQDKELKVGGSVIYVMGEVVKPGAFETRGETNFIDILANAGGPTRYGETRNIRVIRKGNAEIVMVDLPAFTEGRVNTLPTLLPGDTIFIPEKADNTAPSWLKIPSERAVQVLGAMKNPGRYEWADEMSFFDLIAAAGGPTKDADLAKIKILEKHADGSVNATFFNMSEFVEKGGSTADLPEIHAGYVIIFPSNDGETAGSESTIKVLGEVQTPGNVEFLEGQTLIDVLLQTGGVSTDAAVDRIRVLSGGEPVYVNLQEYLDTGNASLLPDLQPGATIYVPRIVEGQNQKSGQTLFVMGEVIKPGGYEVQGETGFIDIVAGAGGPSRFADTKAIRIIRADGSVANVDLPSFTEGRGGVLPPVYPGDTVFFPRLNEDPNRKSWLDISSDRSVELFGAVVRPARYEWSDHMSFFDLIAEAGGPTKEADMRRIQVVSRINGVATTRIFDMQGYIDNGGNEADVPQITSGTTINIPFLAEEADDSSWLKVSSDRAVELIGAVARPNRYEWSDEMNFFDLIAQAGGPTQRADMSRVQILVKKNGRTIPTTFNMERFIKEGGDISELPTIRAGYVINMPYLPDDPTGNKSAWIKQAPEDSIYVFGQVGAPGRYAFSDHLSFIDIISAADGPTNDADLRNIRVSHRNRGEAGISKVNLSLYFETGDEALLPNVVPGDVIYIPSRDREWLDVSKEQTVRVIGSVGSPGRYRFEDNMTILDLLAEAGGPTSAALQKKIVVVNLSKSRDQARTFNLIKFAKTGDISMLPVVRAGDTVYVPDSSQTIWKKIQSGVAGTSGLLTFALALIAL; encoded by the coding sequence ATGAAGCAAACCAAACATCACATCCTACGCCTAGCTTTAGCGGTGGTTCTCGTCTGTGTGAGCCTGCCTGTGATGTTTGACGTCTTCACTCAAAAAAACGGCATTGCAAGTGAGACTGTACAAGCGCGTGGCGGCTATTCAGCTGACAACTTGGGAAGTTTGTCGATCGCTGGTTCCCAATGGGACGGAGCGGAACAAACAATCGACTTCACTACGACAAGTTCAACCAATAACGCCTTGAACGAATTGGCAAAAAAACGCCGTGCAGAACAAACAAAAAAACAAGCAGCCGAGCCAAAAATCGCGTCGAGCGGTAATGAAGAGCTTGATGAAGTCGATAGAATGCTTGCAGAAATCGATAGCGTTTTAAACGAGATCGAGAACATTAAAGAGACCGAAAATGCAGCCAGCAAGCTGCCCGTTTTGGCCCCAGATGCACAAACCACATCAGCACCTCGCCCAACTTTTGTTGAGGTCGAAGCGCCAAAGCCTGCTGAGCCCGCAATCTTAAAATTCGACGATCGCATCGAAGGGTCTGAGCCAACCCAAAACGATGGCAACTTGATTGAAGCGCTTAATGCTCAAATGACGAAAGTTATTAGCGCAAAGACGGAAAAAGAAACCGACCGCGTGCCAATGTCCCAGCGCGAAAAAGCGCAAAAACTGCTGGACCGCATTGCAAACGACGACACAAAAACATCGGTTGCATCCCTGCCCATCCTTTCTAACGGAGAAAATGATGCAGAAACAGTTGTTGTTGGTAAATCGAAACCAATAGCGTCAAATACCGAACTCGCTGCCAATACAGCTTTGAAAGATAGCTTGTTAAAACTAGCGCGCAGCAAAGGGCACAACGCTGTAGAACAAGAAAGCGGCATATTGGCTCAGCAATTACGTGCTCTCCAAAATGACATTCGCAACAACCAAACGGCAGCAACGCCTCAGCCAACAACATTGGCATCAGCGCCATCAGCCCTTCAACGCATCTTTGGCGCCGACGATGAAAATTTCGTCGAAAAAATCAATGCTGGCGATATTCTTTCAATGACCCTACCGGGTGAAGATACGCTGACATCTGATTTCGAAGTCAATCGTGACGGTTCAGTCAATCTGCCAGAAGTCGGTTCTGTTAAAATATCTGGACTGACACTGGTTGAAGCCAATGACGTCATCCAAAAGCAGCTATCTGAGGTTTACAGAAACCTAGACCGCCTTTCGATTGAGATCAAAGAGCGCAAGTTGATTGTCAACGTTCTCGGTTTCGTGAAAAATCCTGGCCAAGTATCGCTAGCTGCAGACAGCAATGTTCAAACAGCAATTTCAAAGGCTGGCGGCTTGTCCATTGGTGCACAACTCGACCGTATGCAAGTGCGTCGGGGCGATGATGTCGTCACGTTCAATTACAAAGACTATTTGAACAGCGGTAATCTCAACATCCTTCCGCCGTTGAAGCCACTTGATACCATTTTTGTTCCAGCCTCACCGCTTACAGGTGCTGTAGAAGTTCCCTTCACCGCTGACACATTAGCAAGTCAGGGTGATGGTGGTAATGATGGAACGGGCATCCGTATTTTTGGTGAAGTTAGAACACCAACCACAATGGCCTTCAAACGCGATTTAACACTCATTGATGCTGTCATGCGGGCTGGTGGTTTAACAGGCAACGCGTCTGTAAAGAACATTCGTGTTGTCACGAAAGAAGGTTCAACAATCATCGACCTTAAGGCCGTCATTGACGAAGGCCGTTTGTTCGACCTTACGCCATTGCAAGAAGGCAGCACGGTTTATGTCCCTAAGCAAGACAAAGAACTAAAAGTTGGCGGCAGCGTTATTTATGTCATGGGTGAAGTTGTAAAACCGGGTGCCTTTGAAACACGCGGCGAAACAAACTTTATCGACATTCTCGCAAACGCAGGTGGTCCAACACGCTACGGTGAAACGCGCAACATCAGAGTGATCCGCAAAGGTAACGCTGAAATTGTCATGGTAGACCTTCCAGCCTTCACTGAGGGTCGGGTCAATACTTTGCCTACATTGCTCCCAGGTGACACAATTTTCATTCCAGAAAAAGCTGACAACACAGCGCCATCTTGGTTGAAAATTCCATCTGAACGTGCGGTGCAGGTTTTGGGTGCGATGAAAAATCCTGGACGTTATGAGTGGGCGGACGAAATGTCGTTCTTCGACCTCATCGCGGCAGCTGGTGGCCCAACAAAAGATGCTGATCTTGCTAAGATCAAAATCTTGGAAAAACATGCCGACGGCTCAGTCAATGCAACCTTCTTCAACATGTCTGAATTTGTTGAAAAGGGCGGAAGCACGGCTGACCTGCCGGAAATTCACGCAGGCTATGTCATCATCTTCCCAAGTAATGATGGTGAAACTGCCGGTTCAGAAAGCACCATCAAAGTGCTTGGCGAAGTTCAAACACCAGGCAATGTTGAATTCCTTGAAGGTCAAACTTTGATTGACGTCCTCCTGCAAACAGGTGGTGTCAGCACTGATGCAGCTGTTGATCGTATTCGCGTTCTTTCCGGTGGCGAGCCAGTTTATGTCAACCTGCAAGAATACCTCGACACAGGTAATGCCTCGCTACTACCAGACCTTCAGCCAGGTGCCACAATCTATGTGCCTCGCATCGTCGAAGGACAAAATCAGAAATCTGGTCAAACCCTATTCGTCATGGGTGAAGTCATCAAACCAGGTGGCTATGAAGTGCAAGGCGAAACAGGCTTTATCGATATTGTTGCTGGTGCTGGCGGTCCATCACGTTTTGCCGACACGAAAGCTATTCGCATTATCCGTGCAGACGGTTCCGTTGCGAATGTCGACCTCCCCTCCTTCACCGAAGGACGCGGTGGTGTTCTACCTCCAGTTTATCCAGGCGATACCGTGTTCTTCCCACGGCTTAATGAAGATCCAAACCGTAAATCATGGTTGGATATTTCATCAGATCGCTCTGTTGAGTTGTTCGGCGCGGTTGTTCGTCCTGCTCGTTATGAGTGGTCAGACCACATGTCATTCTTCGACTTAATTGCAGAGGCTGGCGGCCCTACAAAAGAAGCTGATATGCGCCGCATTCAAGTAGTGTCACGTATCAATGGTGTTGCGACCACTCGGATTTTTGACATGCAGGGCTACATCGACAATGGCGGCAATGAAGCTGATGTCCCTCAGATTACTTCTGGAACAACAATCAATATTCCATTCTTAGCAGAAGAAGCAGACGACTCATCGTGGCTCAAAGTCAGCTCAGATAGAGCGGTTGAATTGATCGGCGCGGTTGCTAGACCGAACCGCTATGAATGGTCTGACGAAATGAACTTCTTTGACTTGATCGCTCAAGCTGGCGGCCCAACTCAAAGAGCTGATATGTCACGTGTTCAGATCTTGGTGAAAAAGAATGGTCGCACCATTCCAACCACTTTCAACATGGAAAGATTCATCAAAGAAGGTGGGGACATTTCAGAACTGCCAACCATTCGTGCTGGCTATGTCATCAACATGCCTTACCTTCCAGATGACCCTACTGGCAACAAATCTGCTTGGATTAAACAAGCCCCTGAAGATTCAATCTATGTCTTCGGTCAAGTTGGCGCGCCTGGTCGTTATGCCTTCTCAGATCACCTGAGCTTCATTGATATTATCTCTGCTGCCGATGGTCCAACCAATGATGCCGACCTTCGCAACATCCGCGTTTCACATCGCAATCGCGGTGAAGCAGGGATTTCGAAAGTTAATTTGTCCCTCTATTTTGAGACTGGCGACGAGGCCTTGCTGCCCAACGTTGTACCAGGTGACGTAATCTACATTCCAAGTAGAGACCGTGAATGGCTTGACGTGAGTAAAGAACAAACTGTTCGCGTCATCGGTTCAGTTGGTTCACCTGGTCGCTATCGTTTTGAAGACAACATGACCATTTTGGATCTCCTTGCTGAAGCTGGTGGACCAACGAGCGCCGCCCTACAAAAGAAGATCGTGGTGGTGAACCTCTCAAAGAGCAGAGATCAAGCACGCACATTCAATCTTATCAAATTCGCTAAAACCGGTGACATCAGCATGCTTCCAGTCGTGCGTGCTGGCGACACCGTTTATGTGCCGGATAGCTCACAAACAATTTGGAAAAAAATCCAATCAGGCGTCGCAGGTACATCAGGGCTTCTAACTTTCGCCCTCGCCCTCATCGCGCTTTAA
- a CDS encoding STAS domain-containing protein, translating to MSRTLKIKEDMDAITMADMKATFDELAEAQEAVEIDMAAVEFIDSSGVGGLVFLYKRLLANGNKLTVTNVGGQPLRLLTHLRMQGLIASTSNSDAA from the coding sequence ATGTCCAGAACGTTGAAAATAAAAGAAGACATGGATGCCATAACAATGGCCGATATGAAGGCAACTTTCGATGAGCTCGCAGAAGCTCAGGAAGCAGTAGAGATCGACATGGCGGCTGTAGAGTTTATCGACAGCTCAGGTGTTGGCGGTCTTGTCTTTCTCTACAAGCGCCTATTGGCCAATGGTAACAAATTGACTGTTACCAATGTAGGTGGCCAACCATTACGCCTGTTAACCCACTTGCGCATGCAAGGGTTGATTGCATCAACAAGCAATTCAGACGCGGCGTAA